In Acidobacteriota bacterium, one genomic interval encodes:
- the phoU gene encoding phosphate signaling complex protein PhoU, which produces MEPAHGNFHELLDSLRELLLRLGGLTEDAIGKSVRALVQRDSDLAREVIESDNEIDSVELEIDRLVMELLALNQPMAKDLRFVTTAMKIAPDLERIADHAVNISERALELNGEPPLQAAVDLSAMAHHAQHMVRGALDAFVRSDSEAAQAIIHTDDVLDRQMEQTFRILLSHMIENPRTISRALRLTFVAKYFERIGDQATNICEQVVFMADARVIKHGHGS; this is translated from the coding sequence ATGGAACCGGCACACGGCAACTTCCACGAGCTTCTCGATTCGCTTCGCGAGCTCTTGCTTCGCCTCGGCGGACTCACCGAGGATGCCATCGGAAAGTCCGTCCGCGCGTTGGTGCAGAGAGACTCCGACCTGGCGCGGGAGGTGATCGAGAGTGATAACGAGATTGACTCGGTCGAACTGGAGATCGATCGGCTTGTGATGGAACTCCTCGCCCTGAATCAGCCGATGGCCAAGGACCTGCGATTCGTCACGACCGCCATGAAGATTGCCCCCGACCTCGAGCGAATCGCGGACCACGCCGTCAACATCAGCGAGAGAGCTCTGGAGTTGAACGGTGAACCACCGCTCCAGGCGGCCGTCGATCTGTCGGCAATGGCACATCACGCGCAGCACATGGTGCGAGGCGCGCTCGATGCCTTCGTTCGATCCGACTCGGAGGCCGCTCAGGCGATCATCCATACCGATGACGTCCTCGATCGACAGATGGAGCAGACGTTTCGTATCCTGCTATCCCACATGATCGAGAACCCACGGACCATCTCGCGAGCGCTGCGGCTGACCTTCGTCGCCAAGTACTTCGAGCGCATCGGCGATCAGGCCACCAATATCTGCGAACAGGTCGTGTTCATGGCGGACGCGCGGGTCATCAAGCACGGGCACGGCTCATGA
- the pstB gene encoding phosphate ABC transporter ATP-binding protein PstB codes for MIRESSPIRPEIENPLIEVSDLSLWYGDNQALFDVSIEIPENQITAFIGPSGCGKSTLLRCFNRLNDLVDSVRVDGDIRFEKESIFDANQDVNALRKRVGMVFQKSNPFPKTIYENVAYGARIHGVRDRSRLDEIVENSLVGAALWDEVKDRLNDSALGLSGGQQQRLCIARTIAIEPDVVLLDEPCSALDPIATAKIEQLMVELKERYTLVIVTHNMQQASRISDLTAFMYMGKLIEYQSTDKLFIDPLEKQTEDYITGRFG; via the coding sequence ATGATCCGCGAGTCCTCTCCCATCCGGCCCGAGATAGAGAACCCCCTGATCGAGGTCTCCGATCTGTCGCTGTGGTACGGCGACAATCAGGCGCTGTTCGACGTCTCCATCGAGATCCCCGAGAATCAGATCACGGCGTTTATCGGACCCTCGGGCTGCGGTAAGTCGACGCTCCTGCGTTGCTTCAACCGGTTGAACGATCTTGTCGACAGTGTTCGCGTCGACGGGGATATCCGTTTCGAGAAGGAATCGATCTTCGACGCAAACCAGGATGTCAACGCGCTCCGCAAACGGGTCGGGATGGTGTTCCAGAAGTCCAATCCGTTCCCGAAGACGATCTACGAGAATGTCGCCTACGGAGCCCGGATCCACGGCGTCCGCGATCGCAGTCGTCTGGACGAGATCGTCGAGAACTCACTGGTCGGCGCGGCCCTCTGGGACGAGGTCAAGGATCGACTGAACGACTCTGCGCTGGGACTCTCCGGCGGCCAGCAACAACGCCTCTGCATCGCACGGACCATCGCCATCGAGCCGGACGTCGTGCTTCTGGACGAACCCTGTTCCGCACTTGACCCCATCGCCACCGCCAAGATCGAGCAGCTGATGGTCGAGCTGAAGGAGCGCTACACGCTGGTGATCGTCACGCACAACATGCAGCAGGCGTCGAGGATATCGGACCTGACCGCATTCATGTACATGGGCAAGTTGATCGAATACCAGTCCACGGACAAACTGTTCATCGACCCCCTCGAGAAGCAGACCGAGGACTACATCACCGGTCGCTTCGGCTAA
- a CDS encoding response regulator transcription factor, translating into MTRVLLIEDDPDIALIVRHALERSAEFSVEHVANGETGLERATLDPPDLVFLDLNLPGMDGIDVCKSLRTNDQTRDTPIIMLTARTAESDVIRGLDDGADDYITKPFSVREVVARSQALLRRAGGRQPTEEQLTARGLVLDLARREVHAGGDEVTLTRKEFDLLAELLRTRGRVLTRERLLEKVWGYDNVGTTRTVDVHIRQLRRKLGDEAAGGIDTVVGVGYRFVEMDD; encoded by the coding sequence ATGACACGGGTCCTCCTGATCGAGGATGATCCGGACATCGCGTTGATTGTCCGGCACGCCCTCGAGAGGAGCGCCGAATTCAGCGTCGAGCATGTCGCCAATGGCGAGACGGGACTGGAACGAGCGACGTTGGATCCGCCGGACCTGGTCTTTCTGGACCTGAACCTGCCAGGCATGGACGGGATCGATGTCTGCAAGTCCCTGCGTACCAACGATCAGACGCGAGATACTCCGATCATCATGCTGACCGCACGAACCGCCGAGAGCGATGTGATCCGCGGGCTGGATGACGGTGCCGACGACTACATCACGAAGCCGTTCTCGGTCCGCGAGGTCGTCGCCCGGTCCCAGGCCCTCCTGCGTCGTGCCGGCGGACGCCAACCCACCGAGGAGCAACTGACCGCGCGTGGGCTCGTTCTCGATCTCGCCCGTCGGGAGGTTCACGCCGGCGGCGACGAAGTCACGCTGACCCGCAAGGAGTTCGACCTTCTGGCAGAACTCCTCAGGACTCGTGGGCGTGTCTTGACCCGCGAGCGACTCCTGGAGAAAGTCTGGGGCTACGACAACGTCGGAACGACACGAACGGTCGATGTTCACATCCGACAACTCCGCCGCAAACTCGGCGACGAGGCCGCCGGAGGAATCGATACTGTCGTGGGTGTGGGATATCGCTTTGTCGAGATGGACGATTGA
- a CDS encoding ATP-binding protein encodes MISGWTFALALLVVAGLAYGFGVSRHRRLRQRLVTALELSQEVSDERQQQLLRDNDLFASIIRGMNEGVILVDADRRVRLVNRRCREILGIDFDPANCLLSEIARYPELNTAVDRMLAGDEASQNVALRLYPTGGAFDVRSYRLSRGEVLLLLFDISQLERLESVRREFVANVSHELRTPLTAVQASVESLEEMESTTAEQRPFLDIAARNSAHMGLLVSDLTDLSVIETGAVSLEIQSLDLFTVASAVAERLGTVARDAQIDVRVESGGPVPIDADRRRLEQILTNLLDNALKFTPGGGRVTLQCFIEGDEGVFSITDTGEGIPFDSQEQIFHRFFQVRKERSRTVRGTGLGLAIVKHLMRLHNGQVQLTSVVGEGTTFTLRFPRAGTRKPDAGQ; translated from the coding sequence TTGATCTCGGGCTGGACCTTCGCGCTGGCCCTCCTCGTCGTGGCGGGGTTGGCCTACGGGTTCGGCGTGTCACGACATCGACGACTGCGACAGCGTTTGGTCACGGCGCTCGAGCTGTCGCAGGAAGTTTCCGACGAGCGTCAGCAGCAGCTTCTTCGTGACAACGACCTCTTCGCCTCCATCATCCGCGGGATGAACGAGGGTGTGATCCTGGTGGATGCCGATCGTCGGGTGCGGCTGGTCAATCGCCGCTGTCGCGAGATCCTCGGCATCGATTTCGATCCCGCCAATTGCCTGCTGTCCGAGATCGCCCGCTACCCCGAGCTGAATACGGCCGTTGACAGAATGCTCGCCGGTGACGAGGCATCGCAGAATGTTGCCCTTCGGCTCTACCCGACCGGCGGAGCCTTCGATGTACGGAGCTATCGGTTGTCCCGGGGAGAGGTGCTGTTGCTCCTGTTCGACATCTCGCAACTGGAGCGATTGGAATCCGTGCGCAGAGAGTTCGTCGCCAACGTCTCCCATGAGTTGCGCACACCGCTCACGGCGGTTCAGGCGTCGGTCGAGTCTCTCGAGGAGATGGAATCAACGACGGCGGAGCAACGGCCGTTCCTGGACATCGCCGCACGCAACAGCGCCCACATGGGGCTCCTCGTCTCGGATCTGACCGACCTCTCGGTCATCGAGACCGGAGCCGTCTCGCTTGAAATCCAGTCTCTTGACCTCTTCACCGTCGCGTCGGCGGTCGCCGAGCGGCTAGGAACCGTAGCCCGCGATGCCCAGATCGACGTGCGCGTCGAGAGCGGCGGTCCGGTTCCGATCGACGCCGACCGCCGACGTCTTGAGCAGATCCTGACCAATCTCCTGGACAACGCACTCAAGTTCACGCCAGGCGGTGGACGTGTGACACTCCAGTGTTTCATTGAAGGCGACGAGGGTGTCTTCTCGATCACGGACACCGGCGAGGGCATCCCGTTCGACTCGCAGGAACAGATCTTCCACCGTTTCTTTCAGGTCCGTAAGGAACGGTCACGCACCGTGCGTGGTACCGGACTGGGCCTCGCCATCGTCAAGCACCTGATGCGACTCCACAACGGCCAGGTCCAGCTCACATCGGTCGTCGGCGAAGGCACGACTTTTACCTTACGTTTCCCCCGCGCTGGCACTCGAAAGCCGGATGCGGGACAATGA